In Geotalea uraniireducens, the genomic window GTTTAACGAGCGGGAGCGGAAAAAAGATCCTACCGCTCATGCGGAAGTAATTGCCCTTCGGCGTGCGGCAGCCAAAAGTGATAGCTGGCGGCTCGCCGGTGCTGATCTTTATGTAACGTTAGAGCCTTGTCTCATGTGCATGGGGGCCATTGTTCTCGCGCGGATTAGGCGGGTTGTTTTCGGTTGTTACGATCCGAAGGGTGGTGCAGCTGGCTCTTTATACAATGTTGCGCAGGACGGTCGGCTCAATCACCAGGTCGAGCTGGTGCCTTTGGTTCGTGCTGTTGAATGTTCGCAAAAGCTCAGCGAGTTTTTTGTCGGGTTAAGAAAGAAAAAGGCGGCTCAATAGCCGTTTTTGTGTGAATAAATTGGAGAGATGGCCGAGTGGTCGAAGGCGCCTGACTCGAAATCAGGTATACCCTCCGGGTATCTAGGGTTCGAATCCCTATCTCTCCGCCATGTTGCGGTGGCCGGTTGTTGACTGGCCGCCGTTTTTTAACCGCGGCAGCTGACTATTTGCCGAGGACCACGAATTGCGCCCGTAGCTCAGCTGGATAGAGTACCTGGCTTCGAACCAGAG contains:
- the tadA gene encoding tRNA adenosine(34) deaminase TadA, whose translation is MAATIKDDGYWMGKALREAAKAAARGEVPIGAVVVRDGELLGRGFNERERKKDPTAHAEVIALRRAAAKSDSWRLAGADLYVTLEPCLMCMGAIVLARIRRVVFGCYDPKGGAAGSLYNVAQDGRLNHQVELVPLVRAVECSQKLSEFFVGLRKKKAAQ